DNA sequence from the Halorussus sp. MSC15.2 genome:
AGACGTTGTCCTCGAGTCCGACCCGGACGTGGCCGCCGAGCAGGATTCCCATCGTCGTGAGCGGGAGCTGGTGGCGACCGAACCCGAGCGTGTTGAACAGCGCGCCCTCTGGCAGGTTTTCGGTCGCGTTCAGCAGGTTCCGGGGCGACGGCGGCGAGGTGGTACCGCCGCCGAAGATGAGCGTCGTATAGACGGGGTCCGCGAGGTCGCGCCGGTCCAGCAGGGCCGCGACCTCGTTGAGGTGGCCGTCGTTGAACACCTCCAGTTCGGGCTTGATGCCGCGTTCGACCATCTCGTCGTAGAGCGAGTCCACCATCCCGCGGGTGTTCTCGCTGGTGAGGTGGCGGTACCGATTCAGCGGTCCCATGTCGAGGCTGGCCATCTCCGGGGCGGGGTCGGTCCGGAGCGACTGGCGGCGCGCTTCGAGGGTCGCGCCCGTCCCGCCCGTCGAGTGCTGGATGACGAGGTTCGTGCGCGAGCGGACCGCCTCGGTGATGGCCTGAAACCGGTCGCGGTCGAACGAGCGCTCGCCGCTGTCTCGGCGGGCGTGGAGGTGGACCACGGCCGCGCCCGCCGCCTCGCACTCGGCGGCGGCCTCCCCTATCTCCTCGGGCGTCTCGGGCAGGTTCGGGTTGGCCTCCTTGCCGTGGACGCCGCCGGTGAGCGCGGCGGTGACGATGACCTTCTCGCCGTCGAGGTAGTCGTCGTACGCCATCCTCAGTCGCCTCCCCCGCCCTCGCTCTCGACTCCCTCGGGCAGGCCCTCGGCCTCGCGGTAGATTTCGCAGTCGGTCTCGTGGTCGAGACCGTACCGGCCGTTACAGATGTCGGCGCGCATCGCCTGCACGAACTCCTCGGCCGCGTTGCAGTAGGCTCTGGGCTGGGCGTCGGCCGCGTCCCCGCTTTCGGTCTCGGCTTCCAACTGCCGGTACTCCAGATACGGACAGACGTCGGGCATGCCCCAGCAGATGGGACGCCGTGGTAAAACAGTTCGGCGAGGGGTCGAACTCGCCGCGAGTCGGTCCGCCGAATCACCTACGTGCCCGTCTCGCGTAGGCGGTCCCGTGTCGCTGGGAATCGGGCACTTCGCGGCCGGGGCGGCGGGCGCGCTGGTACTCCTGCTGGTCACGGGACTCCACGAGAAGACCGCTCAGGACGGTGCTATCGCCATCGCGAGCGGGATATGGGCCATGATACCGGACATGGGACTGGTGCTGCCCGGTGTCGGCCGCACCGACGGGACGCCGCTGGCCAACCTGTTCTGGTTCCACTACTGGCTGGACACCCACCGGTTCACCGACAGCACGACCGGCAGCGCCGCGCTCGTCGGAGTGCTGATTCTCTCGGTGGTGTGGCTGGTCCTGAGCGAGGGCAACGAGGAGTAGAGTCGGGGAGAGTTCGGCCGCGGTTATTCGGCGAGTTTGCCGGGTTCGTAGACCAGCGGACTGCCCGTAATCTCGACCACCTCGCCGTCGACGAACGACGCGGCCGGACTCGCGAGGAAGCGCACGAGGTCGGCGACTTCGTCGGGCGTGCCCATGTGACGCGCCACGTTCGAACGGTCGATGTCGCGCTCGACGCCGAACATCTCTCGGACCTTGTCGGTGCCGATGAACCCGGGAGCGACCGCGTTGAGGCGGACGTCTTCGTCGGCCCACTCGGCGGCCAGCGCGCGCGTGAACGCCGAGACGCCCGACTTCGCCGCGCTGTACGGGGTCATGCCAGCCACGCCGTACTCACCCGCCATACTGCCGATGTTGACGACGGAACCGCTCGACTCCTTCAGGGCGTCGCCGAACACCTGCGTGCAGTTGTACGTGCCGGTGAGATTCACCTCGACGACCTGTCGCCACGCCTCGGGCGTCACCTCGTCGAGGGGTTCGCCGCCCGCGCCGCCCGCGTTGTTCACGAGCACGTCCACGCCGCCGAACGCGTCGTTCGTCGCCTCGGCGAGCGCTTCCACGTCCTCGCGGTCGGTCACGTCGCACTCGACCGGGTGGACCTCGCCGGAGCGGTCGCTCTCGGCGATTTCGTCGGCGACGGTCTCGACGTCTGTCAGCGTCCGGGAGCACGCCACCACGTCCGCCCCGTCGGCCGCGAACAGTTCGGTGATAGTTCGGCCGATTCCGCTGGACCCGCCGGTCACGACGGCGGTCTTTCCTTCGAGTGAAAATCGGTTCAACGCCTGCGGCGTCGTCGAGTTGTCGGTCACGTCCACTCGGTAACGCCCGTCCTCGTATCAGACCTGCGGCCCCCCGCGGACTTACCGCGAGTCGCTGAGTGCGTGAACGACTTCCCGATGGGAAGACGAGAGGTTTCGCGAGTCTCGGTCGGATGGTCCGACTGGAAACTCTGCAAACGTCGGTCCGAAGAGACGCCGAGAACCGAAAGAACGGAGTTTACGCGGTCTGCCGGACGTCGAGTTCTTCGAGCAGTGCCGCGGCCGCGGCGCGCGACGACGCCGGACCGCGGGCCGTGACGAGGTCGCCGTCCACGGTGACGCTGGCGTCGGCGTCGAGTTCCGCGTCCCAGTTGCCGCCCGCGGCCTTCACTTCGTCCTCGACCCAGTAGGGGAGTTTCCGACCGTCGGCCATCACGTCGTTGTCGTCCACGATGTCCTCCTCGAACGCATTGGGGAACCCGGTCACGTCGCGACCGTCCACGATGAACTCGCCGTCCGCGTTCCGAGCGAACCCGAGGATTCCGACCGCGTGACAGACGACCAGCGCCTTGCCGTCGTCTCCTTCGACCGCGTCGGACAGCAGTTCTCGCGCGTGGACGTCCTGATTCACGTCCCACATCGTTCCGTGTCCGCCGGGGAACACGACGACGTCGTGGTCGTCGGCGCTCGCCGCCGCCAGCGGAATCGGGTCGTTCAGTCGCTCGTCGTTCTCGTGGGCCTCTCGGACCCGCTCGGCCGTCTCCTCGGAGACGAGCGGGTTGTCGGTATCGACAGACGTCTCGTCGAGGACCGGCTTCGAACCGCTGGGCGTCGCGACGGTAACGTCGAAGCCCTCCTCGTCGAGCGTCCGAAGCGGTTCGACGCACTCTTCGCCCCAGTATCCTTCCTCAGTAACGACAAACAGTGCTGATGTCACGGTCGTTCGTTGGGTCGCCGCATCATTAAGTGGAGAGAAAGGCCGCGGTTTTGCCTATTCTAAGCAACATTCGCAGTGCGCTTCTAGCCAAGTACGGGACGTGAATCACCATAGCGGTGCTTTGTTAGTCAGAGTCAATCGGGCTGGTCGAATAGTGTTGCAAATAGGGCACAAAAGTGTTAACCGTGACCCGCCGCTACGGACGTATCCATGGAAAACGAATACGACGTTCTGTTCGACGCGTTCGACCTCGACGGTATCCACCTCGACAACCGGGTCGGGTTAGCGCCGATGACGCGAACGAGCGCGACCGCCGACGGCCGCGCCACCGAGCAGATGAAACGGTACTACGCGAAGTTCGCGCGCGGCGGTTTCTCGTTCCTCGTCACCGAGGGAACGTACCCCGACGAGACCTACAGCCAAGGGTACGACGACCAACCCGGACTCGCCAACGAGTCCCACGTCGAAGCGTGGCGGGAAGTCACCGACGCGGTTCACGACGAGGGCGCGCCCATCTTCGCGCAACTCATGCACGCCGGGGCGCTCTCGCAGGGCAACCGGTACGTCGAAGAGACGGTCGGTCCGTCCGCGGTCGAACCGAAGGGCGAACAGTTGGAACTCTACGGCGGGAGCGGCGAGTTCGCCACTCCGAAGGAGATGACGAAGGCCGAGATGGACGAGGCCCGAGAGGGGTTCGTCGAGGCCGCCCGGCGGGCCGACGAGGCCGGGTTCGACGGCGTCGAAATCCACGGCGCGAACGGTTATCTCCTCGACCAGTTCCTAACCGAGTACACGAACGAACGCGACGACGAGTACGGCGGTTCCGTCGAGAACCGAATCCGGTATCACACCGAGGTCGTCGAGGCGGTGCAGGACGCGGTCCCCGAGGAGTTCGTCGTCGGCGTCCGCATCTCCCAGAGCAAGGTCAACGACCCCGACTACCGGTGGTCCGGCGGCGAGGACGACGCCGAGGTCGTCTTCGGCGCGCTCGACGAGGCGGGCGCGGACTTCCTCCACGTCACCGAGGAGGACATCACCACGCCGGCGTTCGATTCGGGACCGACGCTCGCGGAGTTGGCCGACGAGTACGCGACCGTCCCCGTCATCGCCAACGGCGGTCTCGGCGACCCCGAGGCGGCGACGCGGGCCGTCGAGTCCCACGGGGCCGACCTCGTGGCGCAGGCGACGAGCGCACTGGCGAACCCGGACTGGCCCAACCGCGTCGCCGAGGGACGCGCGCCCGACGAGTTCGACTTCGGCGAGATACTCCAACCGGACGCGACCATCGGCGACGCCGAGGTACCGGCCGAGTCGGAGTGAGGAACTGAGTTTACAACTCGACAGTCCGCAAGTCGTCCGTCGCTGATGATTTGCGGATGCGTCTCGTTCTACAACTCGACAGTCCGCAAATCATCTGGACGCTAACTCCTCCGAACGATGTCGAGCATCAAAGCTCGACGGTTCGGAGGTCGTCAGCAATGTAGCTGATTTGCGGATGCGTCTCGTTCTACAACTCGACAGTCCGCAAATCATCTGGACGCTAACTCCTCCGAACGATGTCGAGCATCAAAGCTCGACGGTTCGGAGGTCGTCAGCGAACCGCACGTCGCCGTCGTACACCGCCTCGATGGACTTCAGCATCTCCTCGTGACGGCCCTCCGTGTGCGGGTAGAGGTGAGTCAGGAACACGCGGCCGATGTCGGTCTCCGAGGCCGCCAGCGCCTCGCCCAACTGGGTCGGCGTCGGGTGGTTGTCAACGTCCACGTCGTCCGGGAACGAGCAGTCGTGGGCCAGCACGTCGCAGCCGTCGGCGAAGTTGGCGAGACCGGTGAACGCCTCGCTGTCGCCGCTGTAGGTGAACGAATCGCCGAACCGGTACGCCAGACAGGGCAGCGAGTGGCGGGTCTCGTACCCCTCCACGTCGAACCCGGCCACCTCGAACTCGTGGGCACCGACCTCGCGCACCTGCAGGTCCACGCGACCCTTCAGGTAGTCGTGGACGTCGAGCAGGTCGTCCACCAGCGACTTCGTGCCCGAGGGACCGACGACTTCGAGGTGTTCCTCGCCCGCGAGCCACCGCGCTTTGAGCAGGGGGAGGAGGTCGGCGACGTGGTCGAGGTGGTGATGGGTGAGGAGGACCGTCGAGACGTTCTCGTAGCCCGCGCCCGACTGCTGGAGGCGGTGGAGGATGCCGCTCCCGCAGTCCACGAGGACGCGTCGGTCCGCCTCCTCGTCTTCCACGACGAGGCCGGTCTGATACCGCTCGCCGGTCGGCATCGCGCTTCCGGTGCCCAGAAACGTGACCTGCATGTTCGATTCGCGGGGCCGAACGCTGTTAATGGCTTTGGGTACTGGCTCCGCTCCGGGATTTCACCGGCCGGGACGCACCGAACCGATAGGTGCTGGTCGAACCGACGAGGACTGCACACCGACAGCTATACTATTTAAACACAACTCTTCTCGAAAGCAGAGCTAAACGTGCAGTAACAGTCGATTGACGGCCACTTATACTTTCATCGTGTGGAAAAGACTTAAATATAGATGTTGTCGAAATCTGTCCGGTAATTGTCCGCGAGGTGCCTCGGAGACGGCAGGCCGACCGATTCGACGAGTCTCGGAATATCTCGAGTCTCCTCGGACGCGCCGAAGGCGGTCGAATCGTGGAAGACCGCTCGTGGCGTCCAGTTTCACTTTCGCTCCGGCGGCCAAACCGTCTTAAGCACACGGTCCCAACGAACCGCCAAGATGGGAGCGCGCGACCTGTTGGCGCGCGGGGATTTCGACTTCGACGCCGATTCTGTCGAGGTGGACGACGCCGCCGTCCTCGAATCGCTGGAACCAGAGGTCAGGGAGTGGTGGGTCGAACAGTTCGGCGAGTACGTGCCCGACAACGGCGGCCTGTTCACGCCACCGCAGAAGGAGGCGATTCCGCTCATCAACG
Encoded proteins:
- a CDS encoding 3-keto-5-aminohexanoate cleavage protein; translated protein: MAYDDYLDGEKVIVTAALTGGVHGKEANPNLPETPEEIGEAAAECEAAGAAVVHLHARRDSGERSFDRDRFQAITEAVRSRTNLVIQHSTGGTGATLEARRQSLRTDPAPEMASLDMGPLNRYRHLTSENTRGMVDSLYDEMVERGIKPELEVFNDGHLNEVAALLDRRDLADPVYTTLIFGGGTTSPPSPRNLLNATENLPEGALFNTLGFGRHQLPLTTMGILLGGHVRVGLEDNVYYGPDQLAESNAQLVARTAGLAETLGREPATPDEARDILGL
- a CDS encoding SDR family NAD(P)-dependent oxidoreductase, with amino-acid sequence MDVTDNSTTPQALNRFSLEGKTAVVTGGSSGIGRTITELFAADGADVVACSRTLTDVETVADEIAESDRSGEVHPVECDVTDREDVEALAEATNDAFGGVDVLVNNAGGAGGEPLDEVTPEAWRQVVEVNLTGTYNCTQVFGDALKESSGSVVNIGSMAGEYGVAGMTPYSAAKSGVSAFTRALAAEWADEDVRLNAVAPGFIGTDKVREMFGVERDIDRSNVARHMGTPDEVADLVRFLASPAASFVDGEVVEITGSPLVYEPGKLAE
- a CDS encoding type 1 glutamine amidotransferase domain-containing protein translates to MTSALFVVTEEGYWGEECVEPLRTLDEEGFDVTVATPSGSKPVLDETSVDTDNPLVSEETAERVREAHENDERLNDPIPLAAASADDHDVVVFPGGHGTMWDVNQDVHARELLSDAVEGDDGKALVVCHAVGILGFARNADGEFIVDGRDVTGFPNAFEEDIVDDNDVMADGRKLPYWVEDEVKAAGGNWDAELDADASVTVDGDLVTARGPASSRAAAAALLEELDVRQTA
- a CDS encoding NADH:flavin oxidoreductase encodes the protein MENEYDVLFDAFDLDGIHLDNRVGLAPMTRTSATADGRATEQMKRYYAKFARGGFSFLVTEGTYPDETYSQGYDDQPGLANESHVEAWREVTDAVHDEGAPIFAQLMHAGALSQGNRYVEETVGPSAVEPKGEQLELYGGSGEFATPKEMTKAEMDEAREGFVEAARRADEAGFDGVEIHGANGYLLDQFLTEYTNERDDEYGGSVENRIRYHTEVVEAVQDAVPEEFVVGVRISQSKVNDPDYRWSGGEDDAEVVFGALDEAGADFLHVTEEDITTPAFDSGPTLAELADEYATVPVIANGGLGDPEAATRAVESHGADLVAQATSALANPDWPNRVAEGRAPDEFDFGEILQPDATIGDAEVPAESE
- a CDS encoding MBL fold metallo-hydrolase; its protein translation is MQVTFLGTGSAMPTGERYQTGLVVEDEEADRRVLVDCGSGILHRLQQSGAGYENVSTVLLTHHHLDHVADLLPLLKARWLAGEEHLEVVGPSGTKSLVDDLLDVHDYLKGRVDLQVREVGAHEFEVAGFDVEGYETRHSLPCLAYRFGDSFTYSGDSEAFTGLANFADGCDVLAHDCSFPDDVDVDNHPTPTQLGEALAASETDIGRVFLTHLYPHTEGRHEEMLKSIEAVYDGDVRFADDLRTVEL